The Drosophila yakuba strain Tai18E2 chromosome X, Prin_Dyak_Tai18E2_2.1, whole genome shotgun sequence DNA segment AAACGGGTCGGTGTGGCTCAATGTGACGCTGTGCCTCCATCATCCACAGCGGTATGTGCTCAAAGCTGGCGTGATTCGATATGTCGTAGACCAGCAGCACGCCCACCGAGTTGCGGTAGTAGGACTTGGTGATCGAACGAAAGCGCTCCTGCCCGGCGGTGTCCCACAGCTGGAGCTTGATCTGTGTGCCGTCCTTCATCTCGATGAGGCGGGCGAAGAAGTCGACGCCAACTGTGGGATCGGATAACTGCAAgatgataataatttattattagattgATACTTGGAACTAGGTAATATTCTtaataagcaaacaaacaaaactgaTTTCTTAGACATAGTtttaaaacaacatttttggtTGACTCTTGATATCGCCATGTAATTTGAATTTCCCGCTCAGTTTTTTGAGTATCCCTGGTCCTTTTTCGGCcttgtgtgttgtttttttcgcCTGCATTATCAGgcgagcacacacacacatacactccAGCgcgcacaaacacacacacattgacaAGGTGACTAAGACAGCATCTTTTTAAAATCCACTCCCTTTGTCTATTTTTTGTCGTTGCTTGCCCGTTGAAATCACTTAATTATGTAATGAACGCATTAACTGCATCACACAGCGATCGCACAGTGGGTCCAACGGCCAAGTACAGTGGTCGAAATCGCTGGACATACGCACCTCGGCAAATTTGCCGTCTGTGAAGAATTTGAGCAGCGAACTCTTGCCCACGGTGCTGTCGCCGATTAAAATCAGTCGAAATTGATACTCGAAAATGGGCTCCACCATTTCGAAGGCGAATTTGACGGATTTGTCTCTTGGAAGTGAATCCGCAACAAAAAGTCTGCCTTCCCTTTGTAAAGTTTGATACGCAAATCGTTCGTTGATTCGATTATACTGGTCGTATTTGTCCTTATTTCCTGGAGTTTTTCTTCAAATCGAAGTTTTATGTTCACCACACGATTACTGGCTTTGCAATGAGTTATTCCCGGCCGTCGCTGGTGGTTgttcaattataaatattcGAGCATTCAAATATTCCTctgaattttgttttgttttgtgtttttttctcaTCAAGCCAGTGCCTTAGTGTgcgtgcgcgtgtgtgtgatAATGGCAGTGTTGCCACACCTGCAAATACTATCGATAAAATAAGAAGTAGCCAAGGTGAAATTACTTCATGACCattattaaaaagttatatattGTACGTtatataagatatatttttttaaaataaccTTGGTGAAAATCTTAGGTCAATTGGTcagtttgttattttttttttaagccaGCTAGATTTGGCTTGAAAACGGTAACCGGCTAATGGCAGTCTGGCACCGCCACC contains these protein-coding regions:
- the LOC6525408 gene encoding ras-related protein Rab-39B; translation: MVEPIFEYQFRLILIGDSTVGKSSLLKFFTDGKFAELSDPTVGVDFFARLIEMKDGTQIKLQLWDTAGQERFRSITKSYYRNSVGVLLVYDISNHASFEHIPLWMMEAQRHIEPHRPVFALVGCKLDLINAGGHREVTTEEAQKFAKQHGLHFVETSARSGANVEEAFRMVTQEVYARIRSGEYKAEDGWDGIKSGFSRPNSLDFNLVVAEPEKSSCC